The DNA window TGCTGAACGCACGTGAAGCATCTGGCGTTGATCCCCTTGCATTGGCTCTAATAAAAGTGCTTGACACTCACTTTACACCAGTTCCCTCACACGTTCGGGAGGACTCGTAAGTCATACTGAACGCACGTGAAGCATCTGGCGTTGATCCCCTTGTGATTATAGTAAAAGCTACCTGTTTTACACCAGTTCCCTCACTCGCCCTTTGGTCATACTGAACGCACGTGAAGAACCGAGCTTGCGAGCTCAGCGTAGCTAATCTGGCGCTGATCTCATATCAGTTCAGGAGCACTCATACACTGATTGTACCAAGTACCAGTTCCCTCACTTTTTCGGGAGGACTTTAGTTGAAGTTGTTATCCCACCAATTCCCTCAAAAACAAACGATGCGCCTTGCCGTCAAAATAACCCCGCTCGGCACTGAACCAATGCAAGTAGGTGCGCATATCTTCGGCACTGATGTAGCGGTCACGTTTGGCGGTGGTTTGCATCACGCAATACTGGTAAAACTTCTCAATCCAGGCGGCGCTTACTGGGGCAGCCTCAGCAAGCTCGCGCCAATTGCCTGCGCCAATGCGTGGGTCAAGCTCCAGCGTGTTTGCCTGCCCAAAAAAGTGTTGCCACAAACGGCGGCGGGTACCTTCATCGGGTTTACTAAAGGTCACGAGCGAATCAAACCTTCGTTCAAAAGCCGCATCAATCGCCCCTTTGTGGTTGGTCGCCAGAAAAATCATCCCTTGATATTCTTCCAGTTTGTAGAGCAAATACGCCACCTCCTGGTTGGCGTAGCGTTCGTTGCTGCTGCCTGTACCGTTGCTGCGTTTGCCAAAGAGGGCGTCGCCTTCGTCAAAAAACAAAATCCAGTCGTGTTGTTCGGCAAGGTCAAACACCTGGCGCAGACGCTTACTGGTTTCGCCCACGTATTTGTCTACTATGTTCGACACATCTATGCGGTACAAGGGTTTGCCCGCTGCTTGCCCCAGTAGTGCCGCAGTCAGGGTTTTGCCCGTGCCCGAAGGTCCCGCCATCAGCAAACGATAGCCTTTGGCTCCTACTATACCTGGTTGTTGGCGTACCTCGTCGTAGTGGTGTACCCATTTGCGGGCTTGGTCTAGCAGTATGCCTGTTTTTTCATCCATCACCAGGTCGTCCCAGGTTTTGCTGGTGGTCAGCAAAGTAGCCGGAAACTCTGCCCCGTATTGGGGTTGCCAGGGTTGTTGGGTCAGTAGTTGGCATTGGTAGCTAGAGTTGAGCTGTAGCACCATGTCTATAGCTGGAACGGCACGGGTAGCGGGCAAGGCAAGCGCCCCCAAACGACGGAGCGCAGCTTGGGGCAAAAAGAGTTGCCAAAATGCCCAATGCTCGTCATCTTTAGCCAATAAAAAACGTGCTGTACCCACGCTTGCCTGTAAATACTTGGTTTGGCTGATTTGTACTAAGCCCAAGCGATTAATGGCTTGTTCGTCGAACCCTGCATCTACAGCATCAGCCAACAGCCTGCCCCATATTTCGGGAGCACTGGCATTGGCCAGAGCTAGGGCAATCACAAGTCGTTCATCTTGGCTAAAGGGCAATAGCCAGGCTTGATCATCTTCGGCCTCCAGTAGCCCTGGGCAATGAGGTAGTACCTGAGTCGTGCCGGGCTTAGCCACTTGTTGGCAGCGCACCTGCAAGTAGCTAATAAGCC is part of the Microscilla marina ATCC 23134 genome and encodes:
- a CDS encoding ATP-binding protein; translated protein: MKSINTETYPPDLQWLISYLQVRCQQVAKPGTTQVLPHCPGLLEAEDDQAWLLPFSQDERLVIALALANASAPEIWGRLLADAVDAGFDEQAINRLGLVQISQTKYLQASVGTARFLLAKDDEHWAFWQLFLPQAALRRLGALALPATRAVPAIDMVLQLNSSYQCQLLTQQPWQPQYGAEFPATLLTTSKTWDDLVMDEKTGILLDQARKWVHHYDEVRQQPGIVGAKGYRLLMAGPSGTGKTLTAALLGQAAGKPLYRIDVSNIVDKYVGETSKRLRQVFDLAEQHDWILFFDEGDALFGKRSNGTGSSNERYANQEVAYLLYKLEEYQGMIFLATNHKGAIDAAFERRFDSLVTFSKPDEGTRRRLWQHFFGQANTLELDPRIGAGNWRELAEAAPVSAAWIEKFYQYCVMQTTAKRDRYISAEDMRTYLHWFSAERGYFDGKAHRLFLRELVG